GGCGCGAACAGCCACTGCCCACGGGGCTGGAAGCCGCCGTCGTCGTGGAGGCGCTGCACGAGCGCCGCCGCCAGTCCCGCGCCCGCGCTCTCCCCTCCGACGGCGATGCGCCGCGGATCCACGCCGAGCGCCTCCGCGTGATCGAGGAACCAGCGCCAGGCGCGCTGGACGTCCTCGTGCGCGGCCGGGAAGGGATGCTCGGGAGCGAACCGGTAGTTCGCCGAGACGATCACGAGACCGAGCCGTTCCGCCGTCGACAGGCACAGAGCCTCGTCCTGCTTGGCGTCGCCGAACAGCAGACCGCCGCCGTGGATCCACAGCAGGCCGGCACCGCTGCGCGGCCCCATCGGCTCGTACACGCGCACGCTCGTCGATCCCGTCCGCGCCGTCCTGACGCGCACGACGTCCGAGGTCGGCACGCGCAGCAGCCGCACGGCGATTCGCACGAACCAGCGCGGCAGCCTGATCTGCGCGCGCGTCATCGGCCGGCGCAACTCGGGGAGGACTCGATGCAGATCCACGGCACCTTCTTCCACGATGGGAGCCCCTCGCGACGAGAGGACGTCGCCCCACGATAGCGGCAGACCGGACAGAACTGTCCGCGATCCTGCCCC
The Microbacterium sp. JZ31 genome window above contains:
- a CDS encoding alpha/beta hydrolase, with amino-acid sequence MDLHRVLPELRRPMTRAQIRLPRWFVRIAVRLLRVPTSDVVRVRTARTGSTSVRVYEPMGPRSGAGLLWIHGGGLLFGDAKQDEALCLSTAERLGLVIVSANYRFAPEHPFPAAHEDVQRAWRWFLDHAEALGVDPRRIAVGGESAGAGLAAALVQRLHDDGGFQPRGQWLFAPMLDDRTAARRELDAEKHFVWDNARNREGWSGYLGTAPGAETGPEYAVPARRTDLSGLPPAFITWGDIELFAAEDHAYAAALGAAGVPVTADIVDGAPHGFENWAKDTPAARALVERAQDWLRATLHD